Proteins encoded by one window of Streptomyces sp. NBC_01477:
- the ftsH gene encoding ATP-dependent zinc metalloprotease FtsH — MDVKRYFRGPVMWIVLAVLAVVVLMQVVGSGGGYKTVDTGAVLHAIDTNQAKSAELTTGDDNSIKVQLKNGIKIEGSSKVRASYIGDQGAAIAADLQKIVDGKVAGVQLPDKYTVSQSKQNAFLGILLSLLPFVLIVVVFLFLMNQMQGGGSRVMQFGKSKAKLITKDTPKTTFSDVAGCDEAVEELQEIKEFLQEPAKFQAVGAKIPKGVLLYGRPGTGKTLLARAVAGEAGVPFYSISGSDFVEMFVGVGASRVRDLFEQAKANAPAIVFVDEIDAVGRHRGAGLGGGHDEREQTLNQLLVEMDGFDVKGGVILIAATNRPDILDPALLRPGRFDRQIAVDPPDLQGRLEILTVHQKGKPIAPDVDLMAVARRTPGFTGADLSNVLNEAALLTARGDKKLIDNYVLDEAIDRVVAGPQKRTRIMSDKEKKITAYHEGGHALVAAASPNSDPVHKVTILSRGRALGYTMVLPDEDKYSTTRNEMLDQLAYMMGGRAAEELVFHDPTTGASNDIEKATTTARAMVTQYGMTERLGAIKFGSSDSEPFLGREMGHQRDYSEEVAGLVDEEVKKLIETAHNEAWEILVENRDVLDNLVLALLERETLNKEEIAEIFAQIVKRPPRPAWTGSARRTPSTRPPVLSPKELALTNGSQPPANGNGPAAISTAKPAVEPVELPEDGRSDS, encoded by the coding sequence ATGGACGTGAAGCGCTATTTCCGTGGGCCAGTGATGTGGATCGTGCTGGCTGTCCTCGCCGTGGTCGTGTTGATGCAGGTCGTCGGGTCCGGCGGCGGCTACAAGACGGTGGACACCGGCGCGGTCTTGCATGCGATCGACACCAACCAGGCCAAATCAGCCGAGCTGACCACCGGGGACGACAACTCCATCAAGGTCCAGCTCAAAAACGGCATCAAGATCGAGGGCAGCTCCAAGGTCCGGGCGAGCTACATCGGCGACCAGGGCGCCGCGATCGCCGCGGACCTGCAGAAGATCGTGGACGGCAAGGTGGCGGGGGTCCAGCTCCCGGACAAGTACACCGTCTCGCAGTCCAAGCAGAACGCCTTCCTCGGCATCCTGCTGTCGCTGCTGCCCTTCGTGCTGATCGTGGTGGTCTTCCTCTTCCTGATGAACCAGATGCAGGGCGGCGGTTCGCGCGTCATGCAGTTCGGGAAGTCCAAGGCCAAACTGATCACCAAGGACACCCCCAAGACGACGTTCTCCGACGTCGCGGGCTGCGACGAGGCGGTGGAGGAGCTCCAGGAGATCAAGGAGTTCCTGCAGGAGCCCGCCAAGTTCCAGGCCGTCGGCGCCAAGATTCCCAAGGGCGTGCTGCTCTACGGCCGCCCCGGCACCGGCAAGACCCTGCTGGCACGGGCCGTCGCCGGTGAGGCGGGCGTGCCGTTCTACTCGATCTCCGGTTCCGACTTCGTCGAGATGTTCGTCGGTGTCGGTGCCAGCCGGGTCCGTGACCTGTTCGAACAGGCCAAGGCCAATGCCCCGGCGATCGTCTTCGTCGACGAGATCGACGCCGTCGGCCGGCACCGCGGTGCGGGCCTCGGCGGTGGCCACGACGAGCGTGAGCAGACTCTCAACCAGCTGCTGGTCGAGATGGACGGCTTCGACGTGAAGGGCGGCGTGATTCTGATCGCCGCCACCAACCGGCCCGACATCCTCGACCCGGCGCTGCTGCGCCCGGGCCGGTTCGACCGGCAGATCGCGGTCGACCCGCCGGACCTGCAGGGCCGGCTGGAGATCCTCACGGTCCACCAGAAGGGCAAGCCGATCGCGCCGGACGTCGACCTGATGGCCGTCGCCCGCCGCACCCCCGGCTTCACCGGCGCGGACCTGAGCAATGTGCTGAATGAAGCGGCGCTGCTCACCGCCCGCGGCGACAAGAAGCTCATCGACAACTACGTCCTGGACGAGGCCATCGACCGGGTCGTGGCCGGGCCGCAGAAGCGCACCCGCATCATGTCGGACAAGGAGAAGAAGATCACCGCGTACCACGAGGGCGGACACGCCCTGGTCGCGGCGGCCTCACCGAACTCCGACCCGGTGCACAAGGTGACGATCCTGTCCCGCGGCCGCGCCCTGGGCTACACGATGGTGCTGCCCGACGAGGACAAGTACTCGACCACGCGCAACGAGATGCTCGACCAGCTCGCCTACATGATGGGCGGCCGGGCGGCGGAGGAACTGGTCTTCCACGACCCGACCACCGGCGCGTCCAACGACATCGAGAAGGCCACCACCACGGCCCGCGCGATGGTCACCCAGTACGGCATGACCGAGCGGCTGGGCGCGATCAAGTTCGGCTCCAGCGACTCCGAGCCCTTCCTCGGCCGTGAGATGGGTCACCAGCGCGACTACTCGGAAGAGGTCGCCGGGCTGGTGGACGAGGAGGTCAAGAAGCTGATCGAGACGGCGCACAACGAGGCCTGGGAGATCCTGGTCGAGAACCGCGACGTCCTGGACAACCTCGTGCTGGCCCTGCTGGAGCGGGAGACGCTGAACAAGGAGGAGATCGCCGAGATCTTCGCCCAGATCGTCAAGCGTCCGCCGCGTCCGGCCTGGACCGGGTCCGCCCGGCGTACGCCGTCCACCCGGCCCCCGGTGCTCTCGCCGAAGGAGCTGGCGCTGACCAACGGCAGCCAGCCGCCCGCCAACGGCAACGGCCCGGCGGCGATCTCCACGGCCAAGCCGGCCGTGGAACCCGTCGAGCTGCCCGAGGACGGCAGGTCCGACAGCTGA
- the hpt gene encoding hypoxanthine phosphoribosyltransferase, which translates to MNEIDMGTDLEKVLLSKAEIDAKLVELAAEIDRDYAGKDLLIVGVLKGAVMVMADLARALSSEVTMDWMAVSSYGAGTKSSGVVRILKDLDTDIAGRDVLIVEDIIDSGLTLSWLISNLGSRGPASLEVCTLLRKPEAAKVELDVKYTGFDIPNEFVVGYGLDYAEKYRNLPFVGTLAPHVYGG; encoded by the coding sequence GTGAACGAGATCGACATGGGCACCGACCTGGAGAAAGTGCTCCTCTCCAAGGCAGAGATCGACGCCAAACTGGTGGAGCTGGCCGCGGAGATCGACCGGGACTACGCGGGCAAGGACCTGCTGATCGTGGGCGTCCTCAAGGGCGCCGTCATGGTGATGGCGGACCTGGCCCGCGCCCTGTCCAGCGAGGTCACCATGGACTGGATGGCGGTGTCCTCCTACGGGGCCGGCACCAAGTCCTCCGGTGTGGTCCGCATCCTCAAGGACCTGGACACCGACATCGCGGGCCGGGACGTGCTGATCGTCGAGGACATCATCGACTCGGGGCTTACCCTCTCCTGGCTGATCAGCAACCTCGGCTCGCGCGGCCCGGCCTCCCTGGAGGTCTGCACGCTGCTGCGCAAGCCCGAGGCGGCCAAGGTCGAGCTCGACGTGAAGTACACCGGCTTCGACATTCCCAACGAGTTCGTCGTGGGCTACGGCCTGGACTATGCCGAGAAGTACCGGAATCTTCCCTTCGTCGGCACCCTTGCCCCGCACGTCTACGGTGGCTGA
- the folE gene encoding GTP cyclohydrolase I FolE produces MTDPVTLDGASRICEYDEKRVAAAVRELLLAVGEDPDREGLRETPDRVARAYREIFSGLWQEPEDVLTTTFDLGHDEMVLVKDIEVMSSCEHHLVPFVGVAHVGYIPSASGKITGLSKLARLVDVYARRPQVQERLTTQIADALMRILEPRGVIVVVECEHMCMTMRGVRKPGAKTITSAVRGQLRDPATRSEAMSLIIGRG; encoded by the coding sequence ATGACGGACCCCGTGACACTCGACGGCGCCAGCCGGATCTGCGAGTACGACGAGAAGCGGGTCGCCGCCGCCGTCCGCGAGCTGCTGCTCGCCGTCGGTGAGGACCCCGACCGGGAGGGCCTGCGGGAGACCCCGGACCGGGTGGCCCGCGCCTACCGGGAGATCTTCTCCGGCCTGTGGCAGGAACCGGAGGATGTGCTGACCACCACCTTCGACCTCGGCCACGACGAGATGGTGCTGGTCAAGGACATCGAGGTGATGTCCTCGTGCGAGCACCACCTGGTGCCCTTCGTCGGCGTCGCGCACGTCGGCTACATCCCCTCGGCCAGCGGCAAGATCACCGGCCTGTCGAAGCTGGCCCGACTGGTCGACGTCTACGCCCGGCGCCCGCAGGTGCAGGAACGCCTCACCACGCAGATCGCCGACGCCCTGATGCGGATACTCGAACCGCGCGGGGTGATCGTGGTCGTGGAGTGCGAGCACATGTGCATGACGATGCGGGGCGTGCGCAAGCCGGGTGCCAAGACGATCACGTCCGCGGTGCGGGGGCAGCTGCGTGACCCGGCCACCCGCTCCGAGGCGATGAGCCTGATCATCGGTCGCGGCTGA